A stretch of Brassica napus cultivar Da-Ae chromosome C6, Da-Ae, whole genome shotgun sequence DNA encodes these proteins:
- the LOC106415808 gene encoding protein RRP6-like 2 isoform X1: MSDGNMDVEESAEVSSKVKSLETLVVDGSSFSRNLSKLSSSSRLIPTSKDFHFYYNFDEFKRPTDEMSATSQSLLETIGDSDQVLGKSIRFPGDIEEDDADDWLCNVNDEFLERFDVSVDDFQRVRKEEEEIGRTLLPPASDFEDDGFQMVYGKKKKPVIGGSVIDVKLAERDNKSLSGKAKVPFHVPTIKKPQEEFNILVNNANQPFEHVWLERSEDNQRVLHPLEKLSVIDFVGNSVSEMEPVKPLPLEETPFKLVQDVKDLKDLVAKLRTVDEFAVDLEHNQYRSFQGLTCLMQISTRTEDYIVDTFKLRVHIGPYLREIFKDPKKRKVIHGADRDIVWLQRDFGIYVCNLFDTGQASRVLNLERNSLEFLLQHFCGVTANKECVLVQSVFFFLFTLILSLVCQLVHCCRYQNADWRIRPLPKEMTRYAREDTHYLLYIYDVMRLELQRVAKADHQTDSPLLEVYKRSYDLCTQLYEKELLTENSYLHIYGLQAAGFNAAQLAIVAGLCEWRDYVARAEDESTGYVLPNKLLLEIAKEMPLSVAKLRRLLKSKHPYIERNVNSVVSLIKHSIQNCAAFESAALSLKDASPGTVMENIEPLSERKDMYTRTDDVASPNLKENSLHVQNNTSGLVMVAADASERKDLGTGLFGSAKGPAAVLISKKPSSGLGALLGSSASKKKFRTDKNVNEEAKLEQIRSSVNLQFQSFTDKSSESKSATGPSPKEPEEVSTTMPASVSKQHGATALKDDSEEASEIAGTSDRVSDAEVSCFETENVILLDDGGGKEVDAEDEPMSLSELSTNFQKCFNSMSKSNNKAQKPEFLNVEPFDYEAARKEVTFGEGQKGRQGGKKEGGSKAGGQKKGSAPEQSEFGQGKRRQAFPASGNRSATFKS; the protein is encoded by the exons ATGAGCGACGGTAACATGGACGTGGAAGAATCAGCAGAGGTTTCTTCGAAAGTAAAGTCCCTGGAGACCTTAGTCGTCGATGGTTCTTCTTTCTCAAGAAATCTATCGAAACTCTCATCGTCTTCCCGTCTGATCCCGACGAGTAAAGATTTTCACTTTTACTACAACTTCGATGAGTTCAAGCGACCCACCGACGAGATGTCTGCAACCTCGCAGTCGCTTCTCGAGACGATCGGTGACTCCGATCAGGTTTTGGGGAAATCCATTAGGTTCCCCGGGGACATCGAAGAAGACGACGCCGATGATTGGCTCTGCAACGTCAACGATGAATTTCTCGAGAGGTTCGATGTTTCGGTTGATGACTTTCAGAGGGTGCGGAAGGAGGAGGAAGAAATCGGTCGGACTCTATTGCCTCCTGCGTCTGATTTTGAGGATGATGGGTTTCAGATGGTTTAtggtaagaagaagaaacctgTAATTGGTGGTTCGGTGATTGATGTTAAACTGGCTGAGAGGGATAATAAGAGCTTATCTGGTAAGGCAAAAGTCCCTTTCCATGTACCGACCATAAAGAAGCCCCAAGAAGAGTTTAACATTTTGGTGAACAACGCCAACCAACCCTTTGAGCATGTTTGGTTGGAGAGGAGCGAGGACAATCAGCGGGTTTTGCATCCACTG GAGAAACTTTCAGTGATTGACTTCGTTGGCAATAGTGTAAGCGAGATGGAACCTGTTAAGCCCCTCCCACTGGAAGAGACTCCATTCAAGCTCGTTCAAGATGTGAAAGATCTGAAAGATTTAGTTGCTAAATTGCGTACTGTTGATGAGTTTGCG GTTGATCTGGAGCATAATCAGTACCGATCTTTTCAAGGATTGACATGCTTAATGCAAATTTCCACCAGAACGGAGGATTATATAGTTGATACATTCAAGCTTCGTGTTCATATTGGTCCTTACCTTAGGGAGATTTTCAAAGACCCTAAGAAGAGAAAG GTGATACACGGAGCAGATCGAGATATTGTTTGGCTTCAAAGGGACTTCGGGATATATGTCTGCAATCTCTTTGACACAGGACAG GCGTCAAGGGTGCTAAATTTGGAGAGAAACAGCCTGGAGTTTCTTTTGCAGCATTTTTGTGGTGTTACAGCAAATAAAGAGTGCGTTCTAGTccaatctgttttctttttccttttcactCTCATCTTGTCACTTGTATGTCAACTTGTTCATTGCTGCAGATACCAAAATGCAGACTGGAGAATTCGACCCCTTCCAAAGGAAATGACAAG ATATGCAAGAGAAGATACCCACTATCTTTTGTACATATATGACGTAATGAGACTAGAACTGCAAAGAGTGGCAAAGGCTGACCATCAAACAGACTCTCCCCTGCTTGAG GTCTATAAGCGCAGTTACGATTTGTGCACACAACTATATGAGAAAGAGCTTTTGACTGAGAATTCATACCTTCACATATATGG GCTTCAGGCAGCGGGCTTCAACGCAGCTCAACTTGCCATTGTTGCG GGACTTTGTGAATGGCGTGATTACGTTGCACGTGCGGAGGACGAGAGTACTGGTTATGTTTTGCCAAACAAACTTCTTCTTGAAATAG CCAAGGAGATGCCTCTTAGTGTTGCCAAATTGCGTCGGTTGTTGAAGTCAAAGCATCCTTACATTGAGCGTAATGTTAATTCTGTTGTCAGCCTCATCAAGCATTCGATACAAAATTGTGCAGCATTTGAGTCTGCTGCTCTATCTTTAAAAGATGCGTCTCCTGGAACT GTAATGGAGAATATTGAACCTCTTAGTGAGAGGAAAGACATGTATACTCGTACAGATGACGTAGCTTCTCCAAATCTGAAGGAAAATTCTTTGCATGTTCAGAATAATACCTCGGGCCTCGTCATGGTTGCAGCAGATGCTAGTGAACGGAAGGATTTAGGGACAGGCTTGTTTGGTTCTGCTAAG GGTCCTGCGGCTGTTCTGATCTCTAAGAAACCAAGCAGTGGTTTAGGAGCATTACTGGGAAGTTCAGCCTCGAAAAAGAAATTTCGAACAGATAAGAAC GTGAATGAAGAGGCGAAGCTCGAACAGATACGATCATCTGTAAACCTGCAATTCCAATCTTTTACCGACAAAAGTTCTGAGTCAAAGTCGGCTACTGGACCATCACCAAAGGAGCCTGAAGAGGTCTCGACTACTATGCCAGCCTCTGTTTCCAAGCAACATGGTGCGACTGCGTTAAAAGATGATTCAGAAGAAGCCTCAGAAATTGCTGGTACTTCTGATAGAGTTTCAGATGCCGAAGTATCTTGTTTTGAGACAGAGAATGTTATACTGTTAGACGATGGTGGTGGGAAGGAAGTTGATGCGGAAGATGAACCAATGTCCCTCTCGGAGTTGTCCACAAACTTTCAGAAATGCTTTAACTCCATGAGTAAGAGCAACAATAAGGCCCAAAAGCCCGAGTTCTTAAACGTAGAACCGTTTGATTATGAAGCTGCAAGAAAAGAGGTGACATTTGGAGAAGGACAAAAGGGAAGACAAGGAGGAAAGAAAGAAGGTGGGTCAAAAGCAGGAGGTCAGAAGAAGGGGTCTGCTCCGGAACAGTCTGAGTTTGGGCAAGGAAAACGCCGTCAAGCCTTTCCAGCATCCGGGAATAGAAGTGCAACCTTCAAGAGTTAG
- the LOC106415808 gene encoding protein RRP6-like 2 isoform X2: MSDGNMDVEESAEVSSKVKSLETLVVDGSSFSRNLSKLSSSSRLIPTSKDFHFYYNFDEFKRPTDEMSATSQSLLETIGDSDQVLGKSIRFPGDIEEDDADDWLCNVNDEFLERFDVSVDDFQRVRKEEEEIGRTLLPPASDFEDDGFQMVYGKKKKPVIGGSVIDVKLAERDNKSLSGKAKVPFHVPTIKKPQEEFNILVNNANQPFEHVWLERSEDNQRVLHPLEKLSVIDFVGNSVSEMEPVKPLPLEETPFKLVQDVKDLKDLVAKLRTVDEFAVDLEHNQYRSFQGLTCLMQISTRTEDYIVDTFKLRVHIGPYLREIFKDPKKRKVIHGADRDIVWLQRDFGIYVCNLFDTGQASRVLNLERNSLEFLLQHFCGVTANKEYQNADWRIRPLPKEMTRYAREDTHYLLYIYDVMRLELQRVAKADHQTDSPLLEVYKRSYDLCTQLYEKELLTENSYLHIYGLQAAGFNAAQLAIVAGLCEWRDYVARAEDESTGYVLPNKLLLEIAKEMPLSVAKLRRLLKSKHPYIERNVNSVVSLIKHSIQNCAAFESAALSLKDASPGTVMENIEPLSERKDMYTRTDDVASPNLKENSLHVQNNTSGLVMVAADASERKDLGTGLFGSAKGPAAVLISKKPSSGLGALLGSSASKKKFRTDKNVNEEAKLEQIRSSVNLQFQSFTDKSSESKSATGPSPKEPEEVSTTMPASVSKQHGATALKDDSEEASEIAGTSDRVSDAEVSCFETENVILLDDGGGKEVDAEDEPMSLSELSTNFQKCFNSMSKSNNKAQKPEFLNVEPFDYEAARKEVTFGEGQKGRQGGKKEGGSKAGGQKKGSAPEQSEFGQGKRRQAFPASGNRSATFKS, translated from the exons ATGAGCGACGGTAACATGGACGTGGAAGAATCAGCAGAGGTTTCTTCGAAAGTAAAGTCCCTGGAGACCTTAGTCGTCGATGGTTCTTCTTTCTCAAGAAATCTATCGAAACTCTCATCGTCTTCCCGTCTGATCCCGACGAGTAAAGATTTTCACTTTTACTACAACTTCGATGAGTTCAAGCGACCCACCGACGAGATGTCTGCAACCTCGCAGTCGCTTCTCGAGACGATCGGTGACTCCGATCAGGTTTTGGGGAAATCCATTAGGTTCCCCGGGGACATCGAAGAAGACGACGCCGATGATTGGCTCTGCAACGTCAACGATGAATTTCTCGAGAGGTTCGATGTTTCGGTTGATGACTTTCAGAGGGTGCGGAAGGAGGAGGAAGAAATCGGTCGGACTCTATTGCCTCCTGCGTCTGATTTTGAGGATGATGGGTTTCAGATGGTTTAtggtaagaagaagaaacctgTAATTGGTGGTTCGGTGATTGATGTTAAACTGGCTGAGAGGGATAATAAGAGCTTATCTGGTAAGGCAAAAGTCCCTTTCCATGTACCGACCATAAAGAAGCCCCAAGAAGAGTTTAACATTTTGGTGAACAACGCCAACCAACCCTTTGAGCATGTTTGGTTGGAGAGGAGCGAGGACAATCAGCGGGTTTTGCATCCACTG GAGAAACTTTCAGTGATTGACTTCGTTGGCAATAGTGTAAGCGAGATGGAACCTGTTAAGCCCCTCCCACTGGAAGAGACTCCATTCAAGCTCGTTCAAGATGTGAAAGATCTGAAAGATTTAGTTGCTAAATTGCGTACTGTTGATGAGTTTGCG GTTGATCTGGAGCATAATCAGTACCGATCTTTTCAAGGATTGACATGCTTAATGCAAATTTCCACCAGAACGGAGGATTATATAGTTGATACATTCAAGCTTCGTGTTCATATTGGTCCTTACCTTAGGGAGATTTTCAAAGACCCTAAGAAGAGAAAG GTGATACACGGAGCAGATCGAGATATTGTTTGGCTTCAAAGGGACTTCGGGATATATGTCTGCAATCTCTTTGACACAGGACAG GCGTCAAGGGTGCTAAATTTGGAGAGAAACAGCCTGGAGTTTCTTTTGCAGCATTTTTGTGGTGTTACAGCAAATAAAGA ATACCAAAATGCAGACTGGAGAATTCGACCCCTTCCAAAGGAAATGACAAG ATATGCAAGAGAAGATACCCACTATCTTTTGTACATATATGACGTAATGAGACTAGAACTGCAAAGAGTGGCAAAGGCTGACCATCAAACAGACTCTCCCCTGCTTGAG GTCTATAAGCGCAGTTACGATTTGTGCACACAACTATATGAGAAAGAGCTTTTGACTGAGAATTCATACCTTCACATATATGG GCTTCAGGCAGCGGGCTTCAACGCAGCTCAACTTGCCATTGTTGCG GGACTTTGTGAATGGCGTGATTACGTTGCACGTGCGGAGGACGAGAGTACTGGTTATGTTTTGCCAAACAAACTTCTTCTTGAAATAG CCAAGGAGATGCCTCTTAGTGTTGCCAAATTGCGTCGGTTGTTGAAGTCAAAGCATCCTTACATTGAGCGTAATGTTAATTCTGTTGTCAGCCTCATCAAGCATTCGATACAAAATTGTGCAGCATTTGAGTCTGCTGCTCTATCTTTAAAAGATGCGTCTCCTGGAACT GTAATGGAGAATATTGAACCTCTTAGTGAGAGGAAAGACATGTATACTCGTACAGATGACGTAGCTTCTCCAAATCTGAAGGAAAATTCTTTGCATGTTCAGAATAATACCTCGGGCCTCGTCATGGTTGCAGCAGATGCTAGTGAACGGAAGGATTTAGGGACAGGCTTGTTTGGTTCTGCTAAG GGTCCTGCGGCTGTTCTGATCTCTAAGAAACCAAGCAGTGGTTTAGGAGCATTACTGGGAAGTTCAGCCTCGAAAAAGAAATTTCGAACAGATAAGAAC GTGAATGAAGAGGCGAAGCTCGAACAGATACGATCATCTGTAAACCTGCAATTCCAATCTTTTACCGACAAAAGTTCTGAGTCAAAGTCGGCTACTGGACCATCACCAAAGGAGCCTGAAGAGGTCTCGACTACTATGCCAGCCTCTGTTTCCAAGCAACATGGTGCGACTGCGTTAAAAGATGATTCAGAAGAAGCCTCAGAAATTGCTGGTACTTCTGATAGAGTTTCAGATGCCGAAGTATCTTGTTTTGAGACAGAGAATGTTATACTGTTAGACGATGGTGGTGGGAAGGAAGTTGATGCGGAAGATGAACCAATGTCCCTCTCGGAGTTGTCCACAAACTTTCAGAAATGCTTTAACTCCATGAGTAAGAGCAACAATAAGGCCCAAAAGCCCGAGTTCTTAAACGTAGAACCGTTTGATTATGAAGCTGCAAGAAAAGAGGTGACATTTGGAGAAGGACAAAAGGGAAGACAAGGAGGAAAGAAAGAAGGTGGGTCAAAAGCAGGAGGTCAGAAGAAGGGGTCTGCTCCGGAACAGTCTGAGTTTGGGCAAGGAAAACGCCGTCAAGCCTTTCCAGCATCCGGGAATAGAAGTGCAACCTTCAAGAGTTAG
- the LOC106381243 gene encoding dual specificity protein kinase YAK1 homolog isoform X1, translating into MDDTDGGAREMGSRGASTPWQPLQLVFKRYIPPNGSDFAGGTLRATAKKKKKKKSVVVRLTNGLVETYKICNPQFKYRGELNPKRYLTTPSVGVLNDGFDNVNSDLILAVNDDLSSSDSRQRYIVKDLLGHGTFGQVAKCWVPETNSFVAVKVIKNQPAYYQQALVEVSILTTLNKKYDPEDKHHIVRIYDYFLHQRHLCICFELLDMNLYELIKINQFRGLSLSIVQLFSKQILLGLALLKDAGIIHCDLKPENILLCASVKPTEIKIIDFGSACMEDRTVYSYIQSRYYRSPEVLLGHQYTTAIDMWSFGCIVAELFLGLPLFPGASEFDIMRRMIEILGKQPPDYVLKEAKNANKFFKCVGSVHNFGNGGTHGGLKSAYMALTEEEFEAREKKKPDIGKEYFRHKNLEEIVKGYPYKINLPEDDVVKETQIRLALIDFLRGLVEFDPAKRWSPFQAAKHPFITGEPFTCPYNPPPETPHVHVAQNFKVDHHPGGGHWFAAGLSPHASGRTRIPMHNSPHFQMIPPYSHANSYGSIGSYGSYNDGAVQGSSYGSYGDNGNMVAYYSPVNHTGLYMQNRGGVPMVGTSPDARRRVMQYPHGNGLGTSPSAGNFAPLPLGTSPSQFTPPNPNNQYLAGSPGHHGPTSPARNSCHGSPLGKMAAFSQFNRRQSVGYSGGSQSQDSSLSQAQGHGMDNLHQNEGYSGQFSGSLPHRHLDPGFQNRKQSQGSPGYSTHNISSSSLRSSTGLHIENTENALSVPDPGDWDPNYSEELLLQEDSADESVIANAFSRGMQFGSTDASSSRRINSNPSTSSSSNPVTQRRYVPNQPFSQVEIGSPPSNDPYARFGQLMPGSQFTPHVTQNSPSRLGQQRSNHGRPNAGRATDRNHVNAQLPPSNTSSGGQRSPRSSSYTNGAPWGGRRTNHHVPNVHGRMDYGSIA; encoded by the exons ATGGATGACACTGATGGTGGTGCTCGTGAGATGGGCTCTAGAGGTGCATCAACACCGTGGCAGCCACTTCAGCTTGTTTTCAAGCGTTACATCCCACCGAATGGGTCTGATTTCGCAGGTGGGACTTTGCGTGCTActgcgaagaagaagaagaagaagaagtcg GTAGTGGTGAGACTAACTAACGGCTTGGTTGAGACATACAAAATATGCAATCCACAGTTCAAATATAGAGGTGAGTTGAATCCCAAGCGGTACTTGACTACTCCATCGGTTGGTGTGCTCAATGATGGCTTTGATAATGTCAACTCCGACCTAATTCTGGCTGTAAATGATGATTTGAGCAGTTCAGACTCACGGCAGAG ATACATTGTCAAAGATCTTCTTGGCCATGGGACTTTTGGTCAGGTTGCGAAATGCTGGGTTCCTGAGACAAACAGCTTTGTTGCtgtaaaagtaataaaaaaccaGCCTGCGTACTATCAGCAAGCGCTGGTTGAAGTATCTATTTTGACAACG CTAAACAAGAAGTATGATCCAGAGGATAAGCACCATATTGTTCGCATATACGACTACTTCTTACATCAACGTCATTTGTGCATATGCTTTGAACTTCTGGACATGAATCT GTATGAGctcataaaaataaatcaatttagAGGTCTCTCGTTAAGCATAGTCCAGCTCTTCTCTAAGCAg ATCTTACTTGGTTTGGCTCTTTTGAAAGATGCTGGCATAATTCATTGTGATCTGAAGCCGGAGAACATTCTTCTGTGTGCCAG TGTGAAGCCAACTGAAATTAAGATAATCGACTTTGGATCAGCGTGCATGGAAGATCGGACTGTTTATTCATATATTCAG AGTCGTTACTACAGATCGCCGGAAGTTTTACTTGGTCATCA ATACACCACAGCTATCGACATGTGGTCATTTGGATGCATTGTCGCCGAGCTGTTTCTTGGATTGCCACTGTTTCCAGGAGCTTCAGAATTTGATATCATGAGGCGTATGATTGAAATACTAGG AAAGCAACCACCTGATTATGTGCTCAAGGAAGCAAAAAATGCAAATAAGTTCTTTAAATGTGTTGGGAGTGTCCACAATTTTGGGAATGGTGGAACTCATGGTGGCCTCAAAAGTGCTTATATGGCTCTGACGGAAGAAGAATTTGAAGCT agagaaaagaaaaagccaGATATTGGGAAAGAGTACTTCCGCCATAAGAACCTTGAAGAAATTGTAAAAGGCTATCCTTACAAGATAAACTTGCCTGAAGACGATGTTGTCAAAG AAACCCAGATCCGGTTAGCTCTTATAGACTTTTTGAGAGGACTTGTTGAATTTGATCCAGCTAAACGTTGGTCACCTTTTCAG GCCGCCAAGCACCCTTTTATCACCGGGGAACCTTTTACGTGCCCATACAATCCTCCGCCAGAAACACCTCATGTG CATGTTGCTCAAAATTTCAAAGTTGACCATCATCCAGGTGGAGGGCACTGGTTTGCCGCCGGTCTTTCTCCTCAT GCATCAGGGAGAACCAGAATCCCAATGCACAATAGTCCCCATTTTCAGATGATACCTCCTTATTCACATGCAAATAGTTATGGGAGTATTGGAAGCTATGGTAGCTACAATGATGGTGCCGTACAGGGAAGTAGCTACGGGAGCTATGGAGATAACGGCAATATGGTTGCCTATTATTCACCTGTGAATCATACTGGCCTATACATGCAAAACAGAGGTGGTGTCCCAATGGTTGGAACTAGTCCTGATGCCAGACGCAGGGTTATGCAGTATCCACATGGAAATGGCCTTGGTACAAGTCCATCCGCGGGAAATTTTGCTCCACTACCCCTCGGCACTAGTCCATCACAATTTACCCCACCAAATCCAAACAATCAATATTTAGCTGGCTCTCCTGGACACCATGGCCCGACATCTCCAGCAAGAAACAGTTGTCACGGGTCTCCTTTAGGGAAAATGGCAGCATTCAGTCAGTTTAACAGAAGACAAAGCGTTGGATATTCTGGAGGTTCTCAGTCTCAAGATTCTTCCTTGTCACAAGCTCAGGGGCATGGGATGGACAATTTGCATCAAAATGAGGGTTATTCTGGGCAATTCTCTGGTTCACTTCCACATCGACATTTGGATCCTGGGTTCCAAAACCGTAAACAGTCACAAGGAAGTCCTGGGTACTCTACGCATAACATTTCCAGCTCATCCCTTCGGTCCAGTACTGGACTCCATATTGAGAATACAGAAAATGCCTTATCAGTGCCTGATCCAGGAGATTGGGACCCAAATTACAG CGAGGAATTGCTTCTACAAGAAGATAGCGCAGATGAAAGTGTTATTGCTAATGCATTCAGCAGAGGAATGCAATTTGGTTCAACAGATGCTTCCAGTTCCAGAAGGATCAACAGTAATCCCTCgacctcatcatcatcaaatccggtAACCCAAAG GAGATATGTTCCCAATCAACCCTTTTCGCAAGTAGAGATTGGCAGCCCTCCAAGTAATGATCCTTATGCCAGATTTGGCCAACTTATGCCAGGATCGCAATTCAC
- the LOC106381243 gene encoding dual specificity protein kinase YAK1 homolog isoform X2: protein MDDTDGGAREMGSRGASTPWQPLQLVFKRYIPPNGSDFAGGTLRATAKKKKKKKSVVVRLTNGLVETYKICNPQFKYRGELNPKRYLTTPSVGVLNDGFDNVNSDLILAVNDDLSSSDSRQRYIVKDLLGHGTFGQVAKCWVPETNSFVAVKVIKNQPAYYQQALVEVSILTTLNKKYDPEDKHHIVRIYDYFLHQRHLCICFELLDMNLYELIKINQFRGLSLSIVQLFSKQILLGLALLKDAGIIHCDLKPENILLCASVKPTEIKIIDFGSACMEDRTVYSYIQSRYYRSPEVLLGHQYTTAIDMWSFGCIVAELFLGLPLFPGASEFDIMRRMIEILGKQPPDYVLKEAKNANKFFKCVGSVHNFGNGGTHGGLKSAYMALTEEEFEAREKKKPDIGKEYFRHKNLEEIVKGYPYKINLPEDDVVKETQIRLALIDFLRGLVEFDPAKRWSPFQAAKHPFITGEPFTCPYNPPPETPHVHVAQNFKVDHHPGGGHWFAAGLSPHASGRTRIPMHNSPHFQMIPPYSHANSYGSIGSYGSYNDGAVQGSSYGSYGDNGNMVAYYSPVNHTGLYMQNRGGVPMVGTSPDARRRVMQYPHGNGLGTSPSAGNFAPLPLGTSPSQFTPPNPNNQYLAGSPGHHGPTSPARNSCHGSPLGKMAAFSQFNRRQSVGYSGGSQSQDSSLSQAQGHGMDNLHQNEGYSGQFSGSLPHRHLDPGFQNRKQSQGSPGYSTHNISSSSLRSSTGLHIENTENALSVPDPGDWDPNYSEELLLQEDSADESVIANAFSRGMQFGSTDASSSRRINSNPSTSSSSNPVTQRRYVPNQPFSQVEIGSPPSNDPYARFGQLMPGSQFTPHVTQNSPSRLGQQRSNHGRPNAGRATDRNHVNAQLPPSNTSSGGQRSPRSSSYTNGAPWDCP from the exons ATGGATGACACTGATGGTGGTGCTCGTGAGATGGGCTCTAGAGGTGCATCAACACCGTGGCAGCCACTTCAGCTTGTTTTCAAGCGTTACATCCCACCGAATGGGTCTGATTTCGCAGGTGGGACTTTGCGTGCTActgcgaagaagaagaagaagaagaagtcg GTAGTGGTGAGACTAACTAACGGCTTGGTTGAGACATACAAAATATGCAATCCACAGTTCAAATATAGAGGTGAGTTGAATCCCAAGCGGTACTTGACTACTCCATCGGTTGGTGTGCTCAATGATGGCTTTGATAATGTCAACTCCGACCTAATTCTGGCTGTAAATGATGATTTGAGCAGTTCAGACTCACGGCAGAG ATACATTGTCAAAGATCTTCTTGGCCATGGGACTTTTGGTCAGGTTGCGAAATGCTGGGTTCCTGAGACAAACAGCTTTGTTGCtgtaaaagtaataaaaaaccaGCCTGCGTACTATCAGCAAGCGCTGGTTGAAGTATCTATTTTGACAACG CTAAACAAGAAGTATGATCCAGAGGATAAGCACCATATTGTTCGCATATACGACTACTTCTTACATCAACGTCATTTGTGCATATGCTTTGAACTTCTGGACATGAATCT GTATGAGctcataaaaataaatcaatttagAGGTCTCTCGTTAAGCATAGTCCAGCTCTTCTCTAAGCAg ATCTTACTTGGTTTGGCTCTTTTGAAAGATGCTGGCATAATTCATTGTGATCTGAAGCCGGAGAACATTCTTCTGTGTGCCAG TGTGAAGCCAACTGAAATTAAGATAATCGACTTTGGATCAGCGTGCATGGAAGATCGGACTGTTTATTCATATATTCAG AGTCGTTACTACAGATCGCCGGAAGTTTTACTTGGTCATCA ATACACCACAGCTATCGACATGTGGTCATTTGGATGCATTGTCGCCGAGCTGTTTCTTGGATTGCCACTGTTTCCAGGAGCTTCAGAATTTGATATCATGAGGCGTATGATTGAAATACTAGG AAAGCAACCACCTGATTATGTGCTCAAGGAAGCAAAAAATGCAAATAAGTTCTTTAAATGTGTTGGGAGTGTCCACAATTTTGGGAATGGTGGAACTCATGGTGGCCTCAAAAGTGCTTATATGGCTCTGACGGAAGAAGAATTTGAAGCT agagaaaagaaaaagccaGATATTGGGAAAGAGTACTTCCGCCATAAGAACCTTGAAGAAATTGTAAAAGGCTATCCTTACAAGATAAACTTGCCTGAAGACGATGTTGTCAAAG AAACCCAGATCCGGTTAGCTCTTATAGACTTTTTGAGAGGACTTGTTGAATTTGATCCAGCTAAACGTTGGTCACCTTTTCAG GCCGCCAAGCACCCTTTTATCACCGGGGAACCTTTTACGTGCCCATACAATCCTCCGCCAGAAACACCTCATGTG CATGTTGCTCAAAATTTCAAAGTTGACCATCATCCAGGTGGAGGGCACTGGTTTGCCGCCGGTCTTTCTCCTCAT GCATCAGGGAGAACCAGAATCCCAATGCACAATAGTCCCCATTTTCAGATGATACCTCCTTATTCACATGCAAATAGTTATGGGAGTATTGGAAGCTATGGTAGCTACAATGATGGTGCCGTACAGGGAAGTAGCTACGGGAGCTATGGAGATAACGGCAATATGGTTGCCTATTATTCACCTGTGAATCATACTGGCCTATACATGCAAAACAGAGGTGGTGTCCCAATGGTTGGAACTAGTCCTGATGCCAGACGCAGGGTTATGCAGTATCCACATGGAAATGGCCTTGGTACAAGTCCATCCGCGGGAAATTTTGCTCCACTACCCCTCGGCACTAGTCCATCACAATTTACCCCACCAAATCCAAACAATCAATATTTAGCTGGCTCTCCTGGACACCATGGCCCGACATCTCCAGCAAGAAACAGTTGTCACGGGTCTCCTTTAGGGAAAATGGCAGCATTCAGTCAGTTTAACAGAAGACAAAGCGTTGGATATTCTGGAGGTTCTCAGTCTCAAGATTCTTCCTTGTCACAAGCTCAGGGGCATGGGATGGACAATTTGCATCAAAATGAGGGTTATTCTGGGCAATTCTCTGGTTCACTTCCACATCGACATTTGGATCCTGGGTTCCAAAACCGTAAACAGTCACAAGGAAGTCCTGGGTACTCTACGCATAACATTTCCAGCTCATCCCTTCGGTCCAGTACTGGACTCCATATTGAGAATACAGAAAATGCCTTATCAGTGCCTGATCCAGGAGATTGGGACCCAAATTACAG CGAGGAATTGCTTCTACAAGAAGATAGCGCAGATGAAAGTGTTATTGCTAATGCATTCAGCAGAGGAATGCAATTTGGTTCAACAGATGCTTCCAGTTCCAGAAGGATCAACAGTAATCCCTCgacctcatcatcatcaaatccggtAACCCAAAG GAGATATGTTCCCAATCAACCCTTTTCGCAAGTAGAGATTGGCAGCCCTCCAAGTAATGATCCTTATGCCAGATTTGGCCAACTTATGCCAGGATCGCAATTCAC